Proteins found in one Miscanthus floridulus cultivar M001 chromosome 4, ASM1932011v1, whole genome shotgun sequence genomic segment:
- the LOC136548247 gene encoding uncharacterized protein gives MAVVTEFPLGDILCNKEANGHIIKWAIELGTYSIEFRSRPTIKSQALVDFIVEWTEIQEPIAATCPEHWLMYFDGALNINGAGAGILFITPPKDKLRYVLRIHFLASNNATEYEACLHGLRIAVELDVKRLMVYGDSMLVINQLNKDWSCSSEKMDAYCAEIRRIEGKFYDIEYHHVVQDQN, from the coding sequence atggccgtggtcaccgagttccctctaggagacattctctgcaacaaagaggccaatggccatatcataaagtgggctattgagcttggAACTTACTCCATCGagttcagaagcagacctaccattaagtcacaggcgctcgttgatttcatcgttgagtggaccgagatccaagaacccattgccgccacttgccccgagcattggttgatgtactttgatggcgcccttaacatcaatggcgCTGGTGCAGGCATTTTGTTCATTACGCCGCCCAAAGATAAGCTCCGCTATGTCCTCCGGATACACTTTTTGGCCTCCAATAATGCcacggaatatgaagcatgtctccacggtctCCGAATAGCAGTTGAGCTCGACGTCAAgcgcctcatggtgtatggggattctatgctggttatcaaccagctcaacaaagactggtcctgttccagtgagaaaatggatgcatactgcgccgAAATAAGGAGgattgaagggaagttctacgataTCGAATACCACCACGTAGTACAAGATCAAAATTAG